The following coding sequences are from one Dioscorea cayenensis subsp. rotundata cultivar TDr96_F1 unplaced genomic scaffold, TDr96_F1_v2_PseudoChromosome.rev07_lg8_w22 25.fasta BLBR01000790.1, whole genome shotgun sequence window:
- the LOC120255012 gene encoding probable disease resistance protein At4g27220 produces MESLITITTDIVKHAWSPISRHLGYLICYTSKIEKLESIFNKLDDLQKDVQERVNAARRERLEEATREVRTWLCNVNNMKGEVQKIKLEASSTLTSNNCFQHIKLRYKLGREAAHHIKNTDDLIIEGKFDSVSHKRPPPSTTDSLLYNEDFVIFDSRKSRVKKILEALKDDAVHSIGLWGMGGVGKTMLVKDVAKQAKEQSLFGEVMMVTVSQNIDLKRIQTVMAESLGLHLSDESVEVRAVKLADKLETTDNKVLVILDDLWETLDLSMVRIPRSLMGTTCKVVITTRNKNVCGGMKCREIIELKTLSDEESWILFKNRAGDAVESPTIRKLAQKVAKECAGLPLALVVLGTTLKDKSSLTWDTVLNQLKGSKEVYLQGVSKQVYQSIKLSFDFLEIEAAKSCFLHCCVYPEDWEIPKEELMHMMAGGGLLADVETLNEAQSRVDLLLDQLKACGLLLQGRDERYVRMHDVVRDVAIHIGDVADHAFYTRAGQGLTGWPRTTESDMRNCRRLSLMHNDIEDLPPDPMQYPKLEMMILSFNRRLISIPEMFFLHMGSLMILDLSCTDIKSLPKSFSYLTNLRILNLSGCRSLKDISHINGLKMLEILILVGCPVSIVPEAVGCAQSLRFLNLSLVAPVSSCLDIFFSKELPRFHRLEQLFMVKFAGSFQELISLRHLTHLFITKVVDLDDSLSHELVLPDSWPDRLLKFSLCFVEGLPMNFFFGQKSRALRLMGTKPLAVWVKKLLEKTRQLALVEFQKTELISINSDIPPLVFSSLESLDIMSWPKLTKLLDDELSLQEEIPLSQLQHMIISNCPGLTNLIPSRFYQRSMLPGLRDLQLSLLQSLHNVLQPFQCLPNLTTLYIDKCGVRYVVSSEMETVAILADPFPALDNLEINNCKEMIEMISPPASLQVRCFFQRLRQLQIYSCPRLKHLFTYEQAIGMQHLKKLDIRYCAALEAVVISTENKEEASSSTHVADHESYNSPFPNLTDLKLNNLPQLTAFHHPTPPPVEWLHLQSYSIRKCPKLQEPLEERVQSLWARMNEGEDSEEEDSDDL; encoded by the exons ATGGAGTCCTTGATAACAATCACTACTGACATTGTCAAGCATGCATGGTCCCCCATTAGCCGCCACTTGGGTTACCTTATTTGTTACACAAGCAAGATTGAGAAGTTGGAGAGCATATTTAATAAACTAGATGATCTTCAGAAGGATGTCCAGGAAAGGGTTAACGCAGCGAGGCGTGAAAGACTTGAAGAGGCCACGAGAGAAGTTCGAACTTGGTTGTGTAATGTGAACAATATGAAAGGAGAGGTACAGAAAATCAAACTTGAAGCTAGTAGTACTCTGACCTCCAATAATTGCTTTCAACACATAAAACTGCGCTATAAACTTGGAAGAGAGGCTGCTCATCATATAAAAAACACTGATGATCTTATAATAGAAGGCAAGTTTGATAGTGTGTCTCACAAGCGGCCACCCCCAAGCACTACCGATTCACTGTTGTATAATGAAGATTTCGTGATTTTCGATTCAAGGAAGTCACGTGTGAAGAAAATACTTGAAGCTCTGAAGGATGATGCTGTGCACTCAATTGGGCTTTGGGGCATGGGAGGAGTGGGAAAGACGATGTTAGTTAAAGACGTCGCGAAGCAAGCCAAAGAGCAGAGCTTGTTTGGTGAGGTGATGATGGTGACTGTATCACAAAACATTGATCTAAAGAGAATTCAAACTGTCATGGCAGAGAGTTTGGGTTTGCATCTCAGCGATGAAAGTGTAGAAGTAAGAGCTGTCAAGCTTGCAGACAAATTAGAAACGACAGATAACAAAGTATTGGTGATATTAGATGATTTATGGGAGACGTTGGATCTGTCAATGGTTCGGATTCCACGTTCACTGATGGGTACAACTTGCAAAGTGGTGAtcacaacaagaaacaaaaatgtCTGTGGAGGAATGAAGTGCCGAGAGATAATTGAGTTGAAGACATTGTCAGATGAAGAATCTTGGATTCTATTCAAGAATAGAGCAGGGGATGCAGTGGAGTCCCCCACAATAAGGAAATTGGCACAGAAAGTGGCCAAAGAGTGCGCTGGTCTGCCTCTAGCACTGGTGGTTCTTGGCACAACACTTAAGGATAAGAGCTCCTTGACTTGGGACACAGTGTTGAATCAGCTAAAAGGGTCAAAGGAGGTGTATCTCCAAGGTGTGAGTAAACAAGTTTATCAATCCATAAAACTAAGTTTCGATTTCTTAGAGATTGAGGCAGCCAAGTCTTGCTTCTTGCACTGTTGTGTCTACCCTGAAGATTGGGAAATTCCTAAAGAAGAACTAATGCATATGATGGCCGGAGGGGGCCTCTTAGCTGATGTTGAAACTCTAAATGAAGCACAGAGCAGAGTGGATCTACTGCTTGACCAGCTAAAAGCTTGTGGTTTGCTTCTTCAAGGTAGGGATGAACGCTATGTAAGAATGCATGATGTTGTTAGGGATGTGGCGATACATATCGGTGATGTGGCAGATCATGCTTTCTATACAAGAGCTGGGCAAGGCTTGACAGGGTGGCCAAGAACTACTGAAAGTGACATGCGAAATTGCCGACGGCTTTCACTGATGCACAATGATATTGAAGATCTTCCTCCTGATCCAATGCAGTATCCAAAACTTGAAATGATGATCCTGAGCTTCAATCGGAGGTTAATAAGCATCCCAGAAATGTTCTTCCTACACATGGGATCCCTGATGATTCTTGACTTAAGTTGTACAGACATTAAATCACTGCCAAAATCATTCTCTTATCTCACTAATCTCAGAATATTGAACCTGAGTGGTTGTCGTTCTCTGAAAGATATTTCTCACATTAATGGGTTGAAGATGCTTGAAATACTTATTTTGGTTGGTTGTCCAGTGTCCATTGTTCCAGAAGCTGTAGGATGCGCACAAAGTCTGAGATTTCTTAATTTGAGTTTAGTGGCTCCAGTTTCATCTtgccttgatatttttttttccaaggaaTTGCCAAGATTTCACAGGCTAGAACAATTGTTCATGGTCAAGTTTGCAGGTAGCTTTCAAGAGTTGATAAGCTTGAGGCATCTAACACATCTATTCATCACAAAAGTGGTGGACTTGGATGATTCCTTATCACATGAACTAGTCTTACCAGATTCTTGGCCTGATCGACTTCTAAAATTTAGTCTTTGTTTTGTCGAAGGTCTgccaatgaattttttttttggacaaaaatcTAGAGCGCTGAGACTGATGGGAACCAAGCCCTTGGCTGTTTGGGTCAAGAAATTACTTGAAAAAACAAGACAGTTGGCATTAGTAGAATTCCAAAAAACTGAATTGATTTCCATCAACAGCGATATCCCGCCGCTTGTGTTCTCAAGTTTGGAGTCTCTTGACATTATGAGCTGGCCAAAGTTGACCAAGTTGTTGGACGATGAGTTATCATTGCAGGAAGAAATCCCCCTCAGCCAACTCCAACACATGATCATCAGCAATTGTCCTGGGTTGACCAATTTAATACCATCAAGGTTTTATCAGCGGAGTATGCTGCCAGGGCTAAGGGATCTCCAATTATCTCTCCTACAGAGTCTACATAATGTATTACAACCATTCCAATGCCTACCAAACTTGACGACCTTGTACATCGATAAATGTGGAGTGAGATATGTAGTTTCATCTGAGATGGAGACAGTGGCAATATTGGCTGATCCTTTTCCAGCACTAGATAATCTTGAGATCAACAATTGCAAAGAGATGATTGAGATGATCTCTCCCCCTGCTTCTTTGCAAGTCCGGTGCTTCTTCCAGAGACTTAGACAACTCCAAATCTATTCATGTCCAAGACTAAAGCATCTTTTCACCTACGAGCAGGCAATAGGCATGCAACATTTGAAAAAGCTTGATATCAGATATTGTGCTGCGTTAGAGGCTGTGGTGATTTCCACGGAAAATAAAGAGGAAGCATCTTCAAGTACACATGTTGCTGATCATGAATCTTATAATAGCCCTTTCCCTAATTTGACAGACCTCAAACTGAATAATTTGCCTCAACTCACTGCCTTCCATCACCCCACACCACCGCCCGTGGAGTGGTTACACCTTCAAAGCTACTCCATACGCAAATGCCCAAAACTACAGGAGCCTTTGGAAGAACGAGTTCAATCACTATG GGCTAGGATGAACGAGGGAGAGGATTCAGAGGAAGAGGATTCAGATGATTTGTAA
- the LOC120255013 gene encoding RNA polymerase II subunit A C-terminal domain phosphatase-like isoform X1, with product MVEMSSEGDQNLEENNALALGRPKRNRKPVHFYGPAELQKKRSLRIPEGNGIKLRDIKNVSSNLRKRDIDADLQYFHVILYGVKVKNKDLKRNILRFPGFLWGPQEEERKEKKLQRQVAKYKKYQLLDICNLLGIRNVTAENTKKEISQELITFLKSPHDFRNAQLDEEEEVTNPKRTEAIGQSSSGETCSKGDEVGDNDDDEVEEEYDEEEEDGDEKDDDDDDDEWEENEEENADDHDGGEEEEKDDEEKSKSPESKSSSDDDYDSDDDNDESVPTGIKDAYDGDDGDGDERVSSETKDLGEGDDAADSNESVPAEPNGSSNGSNADDSGGDEVPAETTDDSDQGSVTEMVDLPAGSGMNENAILEMEDELGGSVLPAVNDMDENPILQMIEEIGGNEFPAVNGMDENAVLQMIHKPGGNEPAAINNAVDDDNNNENMISMWLLRQMMHLMTMIVTVITIVIVIVIVIVIVIVIVIVMVMAMAMVMIILLISNVDEEDDG from the exons ATGGTGGAGATGTCCAGCGAAGGAGACCAGAACCTTGAAGAGAACAACGCACTCGCGCTGGGTAGGCCAAAGCGAAATCGAAAACCCGTCCATTTCTACGGACCGGCGGAGTTACAAAAGAAGAGGTCTTTGCGCATCCCGGAG GGCAACGGAATTAAGCTGCGGGATATCAAGAATG TGTCTTCAAATTTGAGAAAGAGAGACATTGATGCTGATCTTCAATATTTTCATGTTATTCTTTATGGGGTAAAGGTGAAG AACAAAGATCTGAAGAGAAATATACTGCGATTCCCTGGATTTTTATGGGGTCCTCAGGAGGAG gaaagaaaggagaagaagtTGCAGAGACAAGTtgctaaatataaaaaatatcagtTGTTGGATATTTGTAACTTGCTTGGTATAAGAAATGTGACAGCTGAAAACACTAAG AAAGAAATATCACAAGAGTtgattacatttttaaaaagtccCCATGATTTTAGGAACGCTCAACTTGATGAAGAAGAG GAAGTAACAAATCCCAAGAGAACAGAAGCCATTGGTCAGTCATCATCTGGTGAAACATGTTCAAAAGGCGATGAG GTtggtgataatgatgatgatgaggtggAGGAGGAATATGATGAGGAGGAAGAGGATGGGGACGAaaaggatgatgatgacgatgatgatgagtgGGAAGAGAATGAGGAGGAAAATGCTGATGATCATGATGGTGGGGAGGAGGAGGAAAAGGATGATGAGGAGAAGAGTAAGTCACCGGAGTCAAAAAGTTCATCTGATGATGATTATGATAGTGATGACGACAATGATGAGAGCGTGCCAACTGGGATAAAAGATGCatatgatggtgatgatggtgatggtgatgagagAGTGTCATCTGAAACAAAAGATTTAGGTGAAGGTGATGATGCTGCCGACAGTAATGAGAGTGTACCTGCTGAACCAAATGGTTCATCAAATGGTTCTAATGCCGATGATAGTGGTGGCGATGAAGTGCCTGCTGAGACAACAGATGATTCTGATCAGGGGAGTGTTACTGAGATGGTTGATTTACCTGCTGGCAGTGGCATGAATGAGAATGCAATTCTAGAGATGGAAGATGAACTTGGTGGCAGTGTGTTACCTGCTGTGAATGATATGGATGAGAATCCAATTCTGCAGATGATAGAAGAAATTGGTGGCAATGAGTTCCCTGCTGTCAATGGCATGGATGAGAATGCAGTTCTTCAGATGATACATAAACCTGGTGGCAATGAGCCTGCTGCGATAAATAATGCAGTTGATGATgacaataataatgaaaatatgatcAGTATGTGGCTGTTGAGGCAAATGATGCATCTGATGACAATGATAGTGACAGTGATAACGATAGTGATAGTGATAGTGATAGTGATAGTGATAGTGATAGTGATAGTGATAGTGATGGTGATGGCGATGGCAATGGTGATGATAATCCTTCTTATATCCAATGTagatgaggaagatgatggTTGA
- the LOC120255013 gene encoding protein PFC0760c-like isoform X2, whose product MVEMSSEGDQNLEENNALALGRPKRNRKPVHFYGPAELQKKRSLRIPEGNGIKLRDIKNVSSNLRKRDIDADLQYFHVILYGVKVKNKDLKRNILRFPGFLWGPQEEEVTNPKRTEAIGQSSSGETCSKGDEVGDNDDDEVEEEYDEEEEDGDEKDDDDDDDEWEENEEENADDHDGGEEEEKDDEEKSKSPESKSSSDDDYDSDDDNDESVPTGIKDAYDGDDGDGDERVSSETKDLGEGDDAADSNESVPAEPNGSSNGSNADDSGGDEVPAETTDDSDQGSVTEMVDLPAGSGMNENAILEMEDELGGSVLPAVNDMDENPILQMIEEIGGNEFPAVNGMDENAVLQMIHKPGGNEPAAINNAVDDDNNNENMISMWLLRQMMHLMTMIVTVITIVIVIVIVIVIVIVIVIVMVMAMAMVMIILLISNVDEEDDG is encoded by the exons ATGGTGGAGATGTCCAGCGAAGGAGACCAGAACCTTGAAGAGAACAACGCACTCGCGCTGGGTAGGCCAAAGCGAAATCGAAAACCCGTCCATTTCTACGGACCGGCGGAGTTACAAAAGAAGAGGTCTTTGCGCATCCCGGAG GGCAACGGAATTAAGCTGCGGGATATCAAGAATG TGTCTTCAAATTTGAGAAAGAGAGACATTGATGCTGATCTTCAATATTTTCATGTTATTCTTTATGGGGTAAAGGTGAAG AACAAAGATCTGAAGAGAAATATACTGCGATTCCCTGGATTTTTATGGGGTCCTCAGGAGGAG GAAGTAACAAATCCCAAGAGAACAGAAGCCATTGGTCAGTCATCATCTGGTGAAACATGTTCAAAAGGCGATGAG GTtggtgataatgatgatgatgaggtggAGGAGGAATATGATGAGGAGGAAGAGGATGGGGACGAaaaggatgatgatgacgatgatgatgagtgGGAAGAGAATGAGGAGGAAAATGCTGATGATCATGATGGTGGGGAGGAGGAGGAAAAGGATGATGAGGAGAAGAGTAAGTCACCGGAGTCAAAAAGTTCATCTGATGATGATTATGATAGTGATGACGACAATGATGAGAGCGTGCCAACTGGGATAAAAGATGCatatgatggtgatgatggtgatggtgatgagagAGTGTCATCTGAAACAAAAGATTTAGGTGAAGGTGATGATGCTGCCGACAGTAATGAGAGTGTACCTGCTGAACCAAATGGTTCATCAAATGGTTCTAATGCCGATGATAGTGGTGGCGATGAAGTGCCTGCTGAGACAACAGATGATTCTGATCAGGGGAGTGTTACTGAGATGGTTGATTTACCTGCTGGCAGTGGCATGAATGAGAATGCAATTCTAGAGATGGAAGATGAACTTGGTGGCAGTGTGTTACCTGCTGTGAATGATATGGATGAGAATCCAATTCTGCAGATGATAGAAGAAATTGGTGGCAATGAGTTCCCTGCTGTCAATGGCATGGATGAGAATGCAGTTCTTCAGATGATACATAAACCTGGTGGCAATGAGCCTGCTGCGATAAATAATGCAGTTGATGATgacaataataatgaaaatatgatcAGTATGTGGCTGTTGAGGCAAATGATGCATCTGATGACAATGATAGTGACAGTGATAACGATAGTGATAGTGATAGTGATAGTGATAGTGATAGTGATAGTGATAGTGATAGTGATGGTGATGGCGATGGCAATGGTGATGATAATCCTTCTTATATCCAATGTagatgaggaagatgatggTTGA
- the LOC120255015 gene encoding uncharacterized protein LOC120255015, whose amino-acid sequence MSNKGDQNLEDNEALALGRPKRRRKPVDRYRTEDFREKKKKKLLHIPEGKGIKLRGIKKGQRSKAKYIEFLWVFVESSRDVLQMLEELGGNELSAVNDMDEKMQFFRCLRYWLILHQVIVEVPQMIWGIPGWKVMQILEGKLEPLNLRISPLFVAL is encoded by the exons ATGTCCAACAAAGGAGACCAGAATCTTGAAGATAACGAAGCACTCGCGCTGGGTAGGCCAAAGCGAAGGAGAAAACCCGTCGATCGTTATCGAACGGAGGATTTccgggagaagaagaagaagaagctcctTCACATCCCGGAG GGCAAAGGAATTAAGCTGAGGGGCATCAAGAAGG GACAAAGATCTAAAGCGAAATATATTGAATTTCTCTGGGTTTTTGTGGAGTCTTCAAGAGATG TTCTGCAGATGCTAGAAGAACTTGGTGGCAATGAGTTATCTGCTGTCAATGACATGGATGAGAAAATGCAATTCTTCAGATGTTTGAGGTATTGGCTTATCCTGCACCAAGTAATTGTTGAAGTGCCACAGATGATCTGGGGAATACCAGGTTGGAAGGTGATGCAAATCTTGGAAGGCAAGCTGGAGCCTCTAAATCTGAGGATTTCACCATTATTTGTTGCCTTGTAA